From one Ignavibacteria bacterium genomic stretch:
- the mutS gene encoding DNA mismatch repair protein MutS yields MSAKETPLARQYRQIKEKHPDTILLFRLGDFYETFGDDAIATAAACGITLTKRNNGAAGETPLAGFPHHQLDNYLPKLVRSGYRVAVCEQLEDPKQAKGIVKRGVVEVVTPGVVMYDKLLENSANTFLCALVPLASKANGKTIAVWGIAFADVSTGVFMAADVPDGGVLSLLESYAPAEVLVNKEQKEIWEPVLRAATPRAAVSKLESWLFDTEFARTTVLRHFSTTSVKGFGLTDDSPAMIAAGMILHYIAETQRGSLTHITTLRTINTSDVMVLDTATRRNLEIHQPGSPGERQGALIDLMDRTRTPMGARLLRRWMQAPLINKDAIVQRQHAVEQLLNGSRHLYNLGDLFAQVGDIERLIARVVTDRATARDLVALRNGLRVIPDIMQMLSPFPSLHYVCADVHDHSSVVHMISAALSDAAPVQFGSGKMFNAGFSAELDSVCDAMAHGKEWIKEFQDRERADTGIPTLKVSFNNVFGYYIEVSKAQRDSAPAHYERRQTLANAERFTTPELKKLEATLLSAEGRVSELEQQLLLELKRGVAANCAAIQQTALAVATADCLHSYARTAQEYEYVQPELHTGTLLNIQGARHPVIERLLPAGTRYVPNNIVLDTETHQLMVLTGPNMSGKSSYLRQAGLIVFLAHIGSFVPAVQATIPITDRIFTRVGAQDNLLAGESTFLVEMQESANIVHNATSRSLILLDEVGRGTATFDGISIAWAIAEYLHEVVGAKTLFATHYHELTALADRFERIHNVKVEVVEQEGGLVFTHRVVPGSADHSFGIHVARMAGMPPAILRTAEVVLNQLETGKHDPARSAHTSAVDRRMLESAGQLTMFEIRDDELRKRVQDLDVNALTPLQALQTLADLKDSIRDE; encoded by the coding sequence ATGTCGGCAAAAGAAACACCATTAGCACGCCAGTACAGGCAAATAAAAGAGAAGCATCCGGACACGATACTCCTGTTCCGGCTGGGGGATTTTTACGAAACCTTCGGCGATGACGCCATTGCCACGGCTGCTGCGTGTGGTATTACGTTAACCAAGCGGAACAACGGGGCGGCAGGTGAGACGCCACTGGCCGGCTTCCCCCATCACCAGTTGGATAATTACTTGCCAAAGTTAGTACGGTCGGGCTACCGGGTGGCAGTGTGCGAGCAACTCGAAGATCCAAAGCAGGCAAAGGGGATTGTAAAGCGCGGCGTAGTGGAGGTTGTTACGCCGGGTGTTGTGATGTACGACAAGTTGCTGGAGAATTCGGCAAATACGTTCTTGTGCGCCCTGGTTCCGCTTGCAAGTAAGGCTAACGGAAAAACCATCGCTGTTTGGGGGATTGCTTTTGCCGACGTTTCTACCGGGGTCTTTATGGCTGCCGATGTACCGGATGGTGGAGTATTGAGTCTGCTTGAAAGCTACGCTCCCGCAGAAGTGCTGGTGAACAAGGAGCAAAAGGAAATCTGGGAACCGGTTTTGCGGGCCGCTACACCACGTGCAGCCGTCAGCAAACTCGAGTCGTGGCTGTTTGATACCGAGTTTGCGCGGACAACGGTTCTGCGACACTTTTCCACAACATCGGTGAAAGGTTTCGGTCTCACTGATGATTCACCAGCGATGATCGCTGCCGGAATGATCCTGCATTACATAGCTGAAACCCAGCGCGGATCACTGACGCATATCACAACACTCCGTACCATCAACACGTCCGACGTGATGGTGCTGGATACCGCAACACGCAGAAACCTTGAAATCCACCAACCAGGCTCACCGGGTGAACGGCAGGGGGCTTTGATTGACTTGATGGACAGGACGAGAACACCAATGGGAGCACGATTGCTCCGACGGTGGATGCAGGCTCCACTGATCAATAAAGACGCTATCGTTCAACGGCAGCACGCTGTTGAACAACTCCTGAACGGAAGCCGGCATCTGTATAACCTTGGCGATTTGTTCGCGCAGGTTGGGGATATTGAACGGCTTATTGCCAGAGTGGTAACTGACAGAGCAACAGCACGCGATCTGGTGGCTCTGCGTAATGGTCTGAGAGTAATTCCGGATATCATGCAGATGCTTAGCCCCTTCCCGTCCCTGCACTATGTATGTGCCGATGTTCATGATCACAGCAGTGTTGTTCACATGATCTCGGCGGCGTTATCTGACGCTGCGCCGGTTCAGTTTGGCAGCGGTAAGATGTTTAATGCGGGCTTCAGTGCCGAACTGGATTCGGTCTGCGATGCGATGGCACATGGTAAGGAATGGATTAAGGAGTTTCAGGATCGTGAGCGTGCCGATACCGGGATACCAACGCTCAAGGTGTCGTTTAATAATGTTTTTGGTTACTATATCGAAGTCAGTAAGGCTCAGCGTGACAGTGCGCCTGCCCATTACGAACGTCGACAGACGTTGGCAAATGCGGAACGGTTCACTACTCCGGAGCTTAAAAAACTTGAAGCCACGCTGCTTTCGGCTGAGGGCCGAGTATCTGAACTGGAACAGCAGCTTCTGCTGGAGCTAAAGCGTGGTGTGGCTGCCAATTGTGCTGCAATACAGCAAACAGCACTTGCTGTTGCCACCGCCGACTGTTTGCACAGCTACGCGCGTACTGCACAGGAGTACGAGTATGTACAGCCCGAGCTGCATACCGGGACATTGCTCAACATCCAGGGAGCACGGCACCCCGTGATCGAACGTCTGCTACCCGCCGGTACCCGCTACGTGCCGAATAACATTGTGCTTGATACCGAAACACATCAACTGATGGTGTTAACCGGTCCGAACATGAGCGGTAAGAGCAGTTATCTGCGACAGGCCGGACTGATAGTGTTTCTTGCTCATATCGGTAGCTTTGTTCCGGCAGTACAGGCTACCATTCCGATCACCGACAGGATTTTTACACGGGTTGGTGCACAAGATAATCTGCTGGCAGGCGAAAGCACGTTCCTTGTGGAGATGCAGGAAAGTGCAAACATCGTCCATAACGCAACATCGCGAAGTTTAATATTGCTTGATGAGGTTGGACGCGGAACAGCTACGTTTGACGGTATTTCGATTGCCTGGGCAATTGCCGAGTATCTGCACGAAGTGGTTGGCGCCAAAACATTATTTGCCACACATTACCATGAGCTTACTGCCCTTGCTGACCGCTTTGAACGTATTCACAACGTTAAGGTTGAAGTTGTTGAACAAGAAGGAGGCCTGGTCTTTACACACAGGGTGGTTCCGGGTTCGGCCGACCATTCCTTTGGTATTCACGTAGCCCGTATGGCCGGAATGCCTCCGGCAATACTGCGGACAGCTGAAGTAGTGCTAAACCAGCTGGAAACCGGAAAGCACGATCCGGCACGCTCAGCTCATACCAGCGCAGTTGACCGCCGGATGCTTGAGTCTGCCGGACAGCTCACGATGTTTGAAATTCGCGACGATGAACTGCGCAAGCGTGTTCAGGATCTGGATGTGAACGCATTAACGCCCTTACAGGCACTACAGACCCTTGCAGATTTAAAAGACTCGATCCGGGATGAGTGA
- a CDS encoding carboxymuconolactone decarboxylase family protein, whose amino-acid sequence MEQRLDYKAASPEAFNAMIALEQSIHAFGIEKPLLELVKSLASILNGCAWCLDMHTKDARAMGETEQRLYLLPVWHEAHCYTSRERAALEWTEALTTVANSQSVSDDVYNRARAEFSEKELVNLTMAVIAINGWNRLNVAFRTTVGAYVSSYSKHA is encoded by the coding sequence ATGGAACAACGACTTGATTACAAGGCTGCTTCACCTGAAGCTTTTAACGCCATGATTGCACTTGAACAGAGCATTCATGCATTTGGTATCGAGAAACCACTCCTTGAACTGGTAAAATCACTGGCATCCATCCTGAACGGGTGTGCATGGTGTTTGGATATGCATACCAAGGATGCACGGGCAATGGGCGAGACAGAACAGCGGTTGTATCTGCTCCCGGTATGGCACGAGGCACACTGCTATACCAGCAGAGAGCGGGCAGCGCTGGAATGGACAGAAGCACTGACTACCGTTGCCAACTCACAGTCGGTTTCCGACGACGTGTATAACCGTGCACGTGCTGAGTTCAGCGAGAAGGAACTCGTCAACCTCACCATGGCTGTTATAGCCATCAATGGGTGGAACCGTTTGAACGTGGCTTTCCGCACCACCGTCGGTGCGTATGTGAGCTCCTATTCCAAGCATGCCTAA
- a CDS encoding Hsp33 family molecular chaperone HslO → MEEQTNEIRRQWKDRDRVVKAMTKDGLFRAAVVLNRIAAVTAQRRHGLDALCSLLLARALSGATLMASFLKGEERVSVSADGDGIVKSVFAEAIQVGEVRGFCLKNSNPTERSGPLGEGLLKVQRFLYDKNEPVTGIVELERGDITTDLSHYLTQSEQIPSVFMLDVAFDHNDLITQSVGILVQAMPGARPEDIFKTYDILDMLERPTEFAEKGYSPEDIVKQVLPGEIEILDKTAVDFFCRCSLERFKGVLLTLGYDEVVSMEKAGHNELVCQYCNERYHLSEQDFMELKELLLARRN, encoded by the coding sequence ATGGAAGAACAAACCAACGAGATACGCAGACAGTGGAAAGATCGCGACCGGGTTGTTAAGGCTATGACGAAGGACGGACTGTTCCGTGCCGCCGTGGTACTGAACCGGATTGCGGCTGTTACAGCCCAACGCAGGCACGGACTGGATGCCCTGTGTTCGCTCCTGCTGGCACGGGCATTGTCGGGCGCAACGCTAATGGCTTCGTTTTTAAAGGGCGAGGAACGAGTATCAGTCTCTGCTGACGGCGACGGAATAGTAAAATCGGTATTTGCCGAGGCAATCCAGGTAGGCGAGGTGCGTGGTTTCTGCCTTAAGAACAGTAATCCAACTGAGCGCTCCGGCCCCTTAGGCGAAGGTCTGTTAAAGGTGCAGCGTTTCCTGTATGACAAGAATGAACCGGTTACCGGAATTGTAGAACTGGAGCGGGGCGATATAACGACTGACCTGAGTCACTACCTTACACAAAGTGAACAAATACCATCGGTGTTTATGCTTGATGTTGCCTTTGATCACAATGACCTTATCACCCAGAGTGTTGGCATTCTGGTCCAGGCGATGCCGGGAGCACGACCCGAAGATATTTTTAAGACCTATGATATTTTGGATATGCTGGAACGTCCGACCGAATTTGCCGAAAAAGGATATTCTCCCGAAGACATTGTAAAACAAGTATTGCCCGGTGAAATTGAAATACTCGACAAAACAGCGGTTGATTTCTTCTGTCGGTGTTCGCTTGAACGGTTTAAGGGGGTGCTGTTAACACTTGGATATGACGAAGTGGTCAGCATGGAAAAGGCCGGTCACAACGAATTGGTTTGCCAGTACTGTAACGAGCGATATCACCTTAGCGAACAGGATTTCATGGAACTGAAGGAGTTACTCCTGGCGCGGCGGAATTAG
- the smpB gene encoding SsrA-binding protein SmpB, which translates to MPCAQRGAFALQTQPTRTERIIVTNRKALHEYEILQRFQAGIQLTGTEVKSIRAGKISLAEAYATFPSRTSDELLLLGMHINPYDFGNRENHEPMRPRKLLLHRHELHRLRIATEEKGLTIIPLSVFFSGPFIKVELGVARGKKLYDKRESIKERDEKRRMNRDERD; encoded by the coding sequence ATGCCCTGCGCACAGCGTGGGGCTTTTGCTTTGCAAACCCAACCAACACGAACCGAACGAATTATCGTTACGAACCGCAAGGCGTTGCACGAATACGAGATTCTGCAACGGTTTCAGGCGGGCATCCAACTTACCGGCACCGAGGTGAAGAGTATCCGTGCCGGCAAGATAAGTCTTGCCGAGGCGTATGCCACATTCCCCTCGCGTACGTCGGACGAGCTTCTGCTGCTGGGGATGCATATCAATCCGTATGATTTCGGAAACCGGGAAAACCACGAACCTATGCGACCCCGTAAGCTTCTGCTGCATCGGCACGAGCTTCACCGTCTGCGAATAGCAACCGAGGAAAAGGGGCTTACCATCATTCCTCTTTCGGTTTTCTTCTCGGGTCCGTTTATCAAGGTTGAACTTGGTGTTGCCCGCGGGAAGAAACTGTATGATAAACGCGAGTCTATCAAGGAGCGCGACGAGAAGCGGCGAATGAACAGGGACGAACGCGATTAA
- a CDS encoding purine-nucleoside phosphorylase: MNHHTYDDVIKAAGLVKDTIGIQPTVGIILGTGQGGFVEHISNPVSTPYQDIPLFPESTVESHAGRLVSGMLDGVPVCVMQGRFHMYEGYSLQQIAYPIRVMWALGVKTLIVCNACGGMNPLYRRGDVMLIDDHINLLGTSPLVGPNDERFGPRFPDMSEPYSQHLLTIAEKGALEGRHRVHRGVFVAVCGPNLETRAEYRFLRTIGADVVGMSTVPEVIAARHLGMKVLGISIITDECFPDSLQPVLLEEMLQAVTIAEPVVADIIRYVVQHADRSE, encoded by the coding sequence ATGAATCACCACACGTATGATGATGTTATCAAGGCTGCCGGTCTGGTAAAGGACACAATTGGCATCCAACCCACCGTTGGTATTATTCTGGGGACCGGTCAGGGGGGCTTTGTTGAGCATATCAGCAACCCCGTCAGCACACCATATCAGGATATTCCACTCTTCCCTGAGAGTACTGTTGAGTCGCATGCCGGACGTCTGGTGAGCGGTATGCTCGATGGTGTACCGGTGTGCGTGATGCAGGGCCGGTTTCACATGTATGAGGGGTATTCACTCCAGCAGATTGCCTACCCTATTCGGGTAATGTGGGCGTTGGGTGTAAAAACACTGATCGTGTGCAATGCCTGCGGCGGAATGAACCCTTTATATCGCCGGGGCGATGTTATGCTTATTGACGATCATATTAACCTGCTGGGTACAAGCCCGCTGGTTGGCCCGAACGATGAACGGTTTGGTCCACGCTTCCCGGATATGAGCGAGCCGTACTCGCAGCATTTGCTAACAATTGCTGAAAAGGGGGCTCTGGAAGGTAGGCATCGGGTGCACCGCGGTGTATTTGTTGCAGTCTGCGGACCCAACCTGGAAACCAGGGCAGAGTACCGATTCCTGCGCACAATTGGTGCCGATGTGGTGGGGATGAGTACAGTCCCCGAGGTGATTGCTGCCCGCCACCTGGGGATGAAGGTGCTTGGCATAAGCATCATCACCGATGAATGCTTTCCGGATTCGTTACAACCGGTGTTGCTGGAAGAAATGCTTCAGGCAGTTACAATTGCAGAGCCTGTTGTTGCCGATATTATCCGCTATGTTGTTCAACATGCTGATAGGAGTGAATAA
- a CDS encoding endonuclease MutS2 has protein sequence MVDLASTALSELNFPAVLEKISTYCVTPMGADAVRNLSPLPNTAILNEKLLQVHEAVNIIVTSDSIPLEQFPDISALLKRARIAGNYLSAPELLNVSEALVASRTMKRFCAEKEGATIGLRTLTQFLADNRILEKHITEAIDETCVVRDTASRELRTIRADIHQLEGRLRSRLRQILRKFGEEELLQEEFVTQRDGRFVLPLQVQNKRAVNGIIHGMSSSGQTVFLEPAETYELNNDLALLRGREQREIINILTMLTAEVGSVCDELEATADILVELDTIFARAWYARYYGGIMPIIVDDDMIELTNVRHPLLMHQAMGIRTTNDTLKSSHETIIPLTVRLGGDVRGILISGPNAGGKTVAMKTIGLSLAMAMSGIFPLGTCVCPLRRLYTSIGDHQSIDANLSTFSSQIIRLRDVLSECDHEALILIDEICAGTDPAEGGALAAGILDSALARGACFVVTTHQSSLKQYALTSSRITNASLAFDEERMQPTFRFLYGVPGNSYAFDLSRTVGLPEVVLRRAQEYLGNRHNELEQSISAMQQFRNEAEQHALQAAREHQASEKLRKEYEERLSDLKAKKSKEIESARIKAAEILEGANALIENTIREIREQQKSIAEVKTAFNEKRQQLTHREKGEHSNTDSSATDTDITVGTMVRIEGTASVGTVEAIDAKGNAVVHVNGITMRVQRAKLEPTSEKAQAPVKRKAAVRSSTEAEKVAVPAMTLDLRGQRAEEALRALEVFVDSAVVRSLPFVSIIHGKGTGALREVVHRFLEQQHGIRSFRLGSIPEGGDGVTIVEL, from the coding sequence ATGGTTGACCTTGCATCCACGGCGCTCAGTGAGCTGAACTTTCCAGCAGTCCTTGAAAAAATCAGCACCTACTGCGTTACGCCGATGGGGGCGGATGCTGTCCGAAACCTTAGCCCCTTACCCAACACTGCTATCCTGAACGAAAAGCTTCTGCAGGTTCACGAGGCAGTAAACATTATTGTAACCAGTGACAGCATTCCGCTTGAGCAGTTCCCGGATATTTCTGCCCTCCTGAAACGCGCCCGGATTGCAGGTAACTATCTGAGTGCTCCGGAACTGCTGAATGTATCAGAGGCCCTCGTTGCGTCGCGCACGATGAAGCGATTCTGTGCAGAGAAAGAAGGGGCTACCATAGGACTGCGGACACTTACCCAATTCCTTGCCGACAACAGGATACTTGAAAAGCACATTACCGAGGCAATCGATGAAACCTGCGTAGTCCGGGATACAGCATCGCGCGAACTACGCACCATTCGCGCAGATATCCATCAGCTGGAAGGCAGGCTGCGCTCGCGGCTGCGGCAGATTCTTCGCAAATTTGGCGAGGAAGAGCTGCTTCAGGAAGAGTTTGTAACACAGCGGGACGGACGTTTTGTTCTACCGCTACAGGTACAGAATAAGCGTGCCGTTAATGGCATTATTCACGGGATGAGCAGCTCCGGGCAGACAGTTTTTTTGGAACCGGCTGAAACCTATGAGTTGAATAACGACCTGGCGTTATTACGGGGCAGGGAACAACGCGAAATAATCAACATCCTTACGATGTTGACGGCAGAGGTTGGTAGTGTATGCGACGAACTGGAAGCCACGGCCGACATTCTGGTGGAACTTGATACCATTTTTGCCCGTGCCTGGTATGCGCGGTACTACGGCGGTATAATGCCCATTATTGTGGATGATGATATGATCGAGCTGACCAACGTTCGTCATCCGCTGCTTATGCACCAGGCAATGGGTATTCGGACGACGAATGATACACTGAAATCCTCGCACGAAACTATTATTCCGCTTACCGTCAGGCTTGGCGGTGACGTGCGCGGAATACTGATATCCGGACCAAATGCAGGCGGGAAAACTGTAGCGATGAAGACGATAGGATTGTCGCTTGCCATGGCAATGAGCGGCATCTTTCCGCTGGGTACCTGTGTGTGTCCGCTGCGCCGACTCTACACAAGCATCGGAGACCACCAGAGCATTGATGCCAACCTGAGTACATTTTCTTCCCAGATTATCCGGCTGCGGGATGTATTGTCGGAATGTGATCACGAAGCCTTAATTCTTATTGATGAGATCTGCGCCGGTACTGACCCTGCAGAGGGAGGGGCGCTGGCTGCCGGCATCCTGGACTCAGCTCTGGCGCGCGGTGCCTGCTTTGTTGTTACAACACACCAGAGTTCGCTGAAACAGTACGCACTTACCAGCAGCCGTATTACGAACGCTTCACTTGCGTTTGACGAAGAACGGATGCAGCCAACATTCAGGTTCCTGTATGGTGTACCCGGAAACTCGTATGCATTTGACCTGTCACGAACAGTTGGCTTGCCAGAGGTAGTACTGCGTCGTGCACAAGAATATCTGGGCAACCGTCACAATGAGCTGGAACAAAGTATCAGCGCAATGCAACAGTTTCGGAACGAAGCGGAACAGCATGCTCTTCAGGCGGCCAGAGAACATCAGGCTTCCGAAAAACTGAGAAAGGAATACGAAGAACGGCTGTCAGACCTAAAAGCTAAAAAAAGCAAGGAAATTGAATCAGCCAGAATCAAGGCAGCTGAAATTTTGGAAGGGGCTAATGCGTTAATTGAAAACACGATTCGCGAGATACGGGAACAACAAAAGAGTATTGCCGAAGTCAAAACTGCCTTTAACGAGAAGCGGCAGCAGCTTACGCATAGAGAAAAGGGCGAACACAGTAACACCGACAGCTCTGCTACCGATACAGACATCACTGTTGGTACCATGGTGCGTATCGAAGGAACAGCCTCTGTTGGTACTGTTGAAGCTATCGATGCCAAGGGGAATGCAGTCGTGCATGTTAACGGTATCACGATGAGGGTACAACGTGCCAAGCTGGAACCGACGTCGGAGAAAGCACAAGCTCCCGTCAAGCGAAAGGCGGCAGTCAGGAGTTCGACGGAAGCAGAGAAGGTGGCAGTACCGGCGATGACGCTGGACCTGCGTGGTCAGCGTGCTGAAGAAGCATTGCGAGCGCTTGAAGTGTTTGTGGACAGTGCTGTGGTTCGGTCCCTGCCCTTTGTAAGTATCATCCACGGTAAGGGAACGGGAGCGCTTCGGGAGGTCGTGCACCGCTTTTTGGAGCAGCAACACGGGATTCGTTCTTTCCGACTGGGCAGTATTCCCGAGGGCGGCGACGGCGTAACCATTGTGGAGCTATAG
- a CDS encoding phosphate acetyltransferase translates to MSTRDDDLLHRASKLQRRIVFPDSSDERTVRAVQELQHLGVAIPILVTHDTPISEPHLVEYLLERRAGKGLTRSEAEHLAVQPLFRAAWMVHTGEADAGVAGSVSTTADVLRAGIWTIGMDSSVSVVSSFFLMVLPSGAVLTYADCGVVPDPTADQLADIAQSSAVSHHILTGAEPRVAFLSFSTKGSAQHPHAQKVRDAFRIFSEKYPNIVADGELQADAALVPAVAARKAPSSALAGNSNVLVFPTLDAGNIAYKLTERLAGAAAYGPVVQGLQKPFVDVSRGCTWHDMVLTAAIAALLSNSAAPGVTPSVP, encoded by the coding sequence ATGAGCACTCGTGATGATGATCTCCTCCATCGTGCTTCTAAACTGCAGCGCCGGATTGTATTCCCCGATTCATCGGACGAGCGCACTGTCCGCGCGGTGCAGGAACTACAACACCTTGGCGTTGCCATCCCCATTCTGGTTACTCACGATACGCCGATTAGCGAACCTCACCTTGTTGAATATCTTTTGGAACGAAGGGCCGGGAAGGGGCTAACCAGATCAGAAGCCGAACATCTTGCCGTACAACCATTATTTCGTGCTGCATGGATGGTGCATACCGGTGAGGCTGATGCAGGTGTTGCCGGTTCCGTTTCTACCACAGCCGATGTTCTGCGTGCCGGGATATGGACGATTGGAATGGACAGCAGTGTTAGTGTCGTCAGCAGTTTCTTTTTAATGGTTCTTCCTTCCGGCGCAGTGCTCACCTATGCTGACTGTGGTGTTGTTCCCGATCCGACGGCTGATCAATTAGCCGATATCGCCCAGTCTTCAGCGGTAAGCCACCACATTCTCACCGGCGCCGAACCGCGTGTTGCGTTTCTAAGCTTTTCCACTAAAGGATCTGCTCAACATCCGCATGCACAAAAGGTGCGTGACGCGTTCAGGATCTTCTCAGAGAAATATCCCAACATTGTAGCCGATGGTGAACTGCAGGCCGATGCAGCACTGGTTCCGGCAGTTGCCGCACGGAAAGCACCGAGCAGTGCACTGGCTGGTAATTCAAATGTGTTGGTTTTCCCAACCCTGGATGCCGGTAATATTGCCTATAAGCTAACTGAGCGTCTTGCAGGGGCTGCAGCCTATGGACCGGTGGTGCAGGGATTGCAAAAGCCTTTTGTTGATGTCAGCAGGGGGTGTACCTGGCACGACATGGTGCTGACGGCTGCAATTGCCGCCTTGTTGTCTAATTCCGCCGCGCCAGGAGTAACTCCTTCAGTTCCATGA
- a CDS encoding tyrosine--tRNA ligase, producing MTVSEQLSVVKQYAVDVLPEAELHTKLERSIKTGKPLRIKLGLDPSRPDIHIGHAVVLNKLRQFQDLGHTVVLIIGDFTAMIGDPTGKSKTRPALTLEETRANGKTYVDQALRILSGDRLEVVYNSEWLEALSFKQIIELASKYTVAQLLERDDFTKRYKSGVPISVHEFLYPLSQAYDSVAIHSDVELGGTDQKFNLLVGREVMRAYGQEPQCILTMPILEGTDGVEKMSKSLDNYIAITDTPRDMFGKTMSIPDSLITRYLEYAVFAQPAHVALVAKGLADGTLHPRTAKVEVAKGIVAKYHGPRAADEALAEFERVFVQKDVPDEIPDFKLPDGTTVINIITALSDTGSTASKSEARRLVQQGGVQLDGEKITDINAELTVLSPRILRVGKLKFYRLLPGN from the coding sequence ATGACTGTTTCAGAACAACTATCCGTCGTTAAACAGTACGCTGTTGACGTTTTGCCGGAAGCCGAACTGCACACGAAGCTGGAGCGCAGCATCAAAACCGGAAAGCCACTGCGAATAAAGCTGGGCCTGGATCCCAGCCGGCCGGATATTCACATTGGTCACGCCGTTGTTCTTAATAAACTTCGACAGTTTCAGGATCTTGGCCATACCGTTGTGCTGATTATCGGAGACTTTACGGCAATGATCGGTGATCCAACCGGAAAGAGTAAAACGCGCCCGGCACTCACACTTGAAGAAACCCGAGCGAACGGCAAAACCTACGTTGATCAGGCACTCCGCATCCTTTCGGGTGATCGGCTTGAAGTGGTCTATAACAGCGAGTGGCTCGAAGCACTGTCGTTTAAACAGATTATCGAACTTGCCTCCAAATACACCGTAGCGCAGCTTCTGGAACGTGACGATTTTACAAAACGGTACAAGAGTGGTGTGCCAATCAGCGTTCATGAGTTCCTCTATCCACTGTCGCAGGCGTACGACAGCGTTGCTATACATAGCGATGTAGAGCTCGGCGGTACCGATCAGAAGTTTAATCTGCTTGTGGGACGTGAGGTCATGCGTGCATACGGCCAGGAACCGCAGTGTATCCTAACCATGCCGATATTGGAAGGTACCGACGGCGTAGAAAAGATGAGCAAGTCGCTGGATAACTACATTGCAATTACCGATACACCACGCGACATGTTCGGGAAAACGATGAGCATCCCCGATTCATTGATCACCCGGTACCTTGAGTATGCCGTGTTTGCTCAGCCCGCACACGTGGCGTTGGTTGCAAAGGGACTGGCCGATGGTACACTCCACCCAAGAACCGCAAAGGTTGAAGTAGCCAAAGGTATTGTTGCCAAGTACCACGGACCCCGGGCTGCCGATGAAGCACTGGCCGAGTTTGAACGCGTTTTCGTTCAGAAAGATGTACCGGACGAGATACCGGACTTTAAACTTCCTGACGGCACTACAGTGATAAATATCATTACTGCTCTCTCTGATACCGGTAGTACTGCTTCTAAGAGTGAGGCACGCAGACTGGTACAACAGGGTGGTGTTCAACTGGATGGCGAAAAGATCACCGATATCAACGCTGAACTTACCGTACTATCACCACGCATCCTTCGCGTTGGGAAGCTAAAGTTTTACCGTCTGCTCCCTGGCAACTAA
- a CDS encoding GatB/YqeY domain-containing protein has translation MSLNDKINADIKEAMKARETLRLETLRSIRAAILEFEKSGVDREMTSDDELKILNSAVKKRRDAIEQYANAGRTEAAAKEQQELDILMSYLPSQLSADEVRDAIRGVIADVGATGPSDFGKVMGVAVKQLKGRTDGSTIQAVVKELLG, from the coding sequence ATGAGCTTAAATGACAAAATTAACGCCGACATCAAGGAAGCAATGAAGGCACGCGAGACGCTGCGATTAGAAACACTGAGGTCTATAAGGGCGGCCATCCTGGAATTCGAAAAAAGTGGTGTTGACCGGGAGATGACCTCCGATGATGAGCTTAAAATCCTGAACTCAGCTGTTAAAAAACGTCGCGACGCGATTGAACAATATGCCAATGCCGGCCGTACCGAAGCTGCCGCCAAGGAACAACAGGAGCTTGATATTCTGATGAGCTACCTGCCGTCTCAGCTATCTGCTGACGAGGTTCGCGATGCCATCCGTGGTGTCATCGCCGACGTTGGAGCAACCGGCCCATCCGATTTTGGAAAGGTGATGGGTGTGGCTGTAAAGCAACTGAAAGGTCGTACTGACGGTAGTACGATTCAGGCTGTGGTTAAAGAGCTGCTTGGTTAA